The following are from one region of the Nicotiana tabacum cultivar K326 chromosome 3, ASM71507v2, whole genome shotgun sequence genome:
- the LOC107820229 gene encoding uncharacterized protein LOC107820229: protein MAIDQDVEELLVMGNSDLIIRQAQDEWETWDVKLIPYKQHVENLSKRFKSVEFRYIPCFHNELADVLTTLASMLPYPGNLHIDPLEIQIGERHGYCNMAEMEPNVQPSYHDIKRSLKMKEYPEQSNGDQKRTIRRLASDLFLSGEVLYKRTPDLNLLRCVDAEEAGRIIYEVRAGVCGPHMNGSKRDDEGEEAANDDAAMASEFKPETRAAVVRRLKQLFVCLASDGVSSDEPHPWNPWCFRNKGSSERQKQ, encoded by the exons atggcaatcgaccaagatgttgAAGAACTATTGGTCATGGGAAATTCGgacttgattatccgacaagctcaggATGAATGGGAAACctgggatgtcaagcttattccttacaaaCAACACGTGGAAAATCTTAGCAAGCGGTTCAAGTCAGTtgaattcaggtacattccttgTTTTCACAATGAGTTAGCCGATGTACTCACTACTCTAGCCTCGATGTTGCCATATCCAGGCAATCTCCACATTGACCCGTTAGAAATCCAAATCGGAGAAAGACATGGTTACTGCAATATGGCTGAGATGGAACCAAATGTTCAACCAtcgtatcatgatatcaagagatctctaaaaatgaaagaatatcCTGAGCAATCcaatggagatcaaaagagaaccattagacggcTTGCAAGCGATTTATTCTTGAGCGGTgaggtcttgtacaaaaggactccggatctCAATTTGTTAAGATGCGTTGACGCTGAAGAGGCCGGAAGAATCATATATGAAGTGCGTGCAGGagtgtgtggacctcacatgaatgg TAGCAAACGGGATGACGAAGGAGAAGAAGCAGCTAATGACGATGCTGCCATGGCCAGCGAATTCAAACCAGAAACGCGAGCAGCAGTAGTTCGGAGACTGAAGCAGTTGTTCGTGTGTTTGGCTAGCGACGGAGTAAGCAGCGACGAGCCGCATCCATGGAATCCATGGTGTTTCAGAAACAAGGGCAGCAGCGAGAGACAAAAGCAGTAG